A genomic window from Prunus persica cultivar Lovell chromosome G2, Prunus_persica_NCBIv2, whole genome shotgun sequence includes:
- the LOC18784627 gene encoding 3-ketoacyl-CoA synthase 1 encodes MDVAHASSNSSIDMDNERLTAEMAFKDSSSAVIKIRQRLPDFLQSVKLKYVKLGYGYSCNAATILLFLFILPLFVSVVIQLTGLELNRITELWTNQAVRLESIDAATRLAGSGVLLFFLGLYWAKRSRPVYLVDFSCYKPDDQHKLSVDSFLKMTEESGAFAQDTFQFQTRIANRSGLGDETYLPPGITSKPPQLSMEQARSEAETVMFGALNSLFEKTGVKPSEIDILIVNCSLFNPTPSLSAMIVNHYKLKTDIKSYNLGGMGCSAGLISIDLAKDLLKANPNSYAVVVSTENITLNWYFGNDKSMLLCNCIFRMGGAAVLLSNKSRDRTRSKYELVHTVRTHKGADDRSYNCVYQREDDKGTIGVSLARELMAVAGDSLKTNITTLGPLVLPFSEQVLFFITLIRKKVFKAKVKPYIPDFKLAFEHFCIHAGGRAVLDELEKNLQLTEWHMEPSRMTLHRFGNTSSSSLWYELAYAEAKGRVGRGDRVWQIAFGSGFKCNSAVWRALRPISVGDGLGNPWMDSIDRYPVKVSIR; translated from the coding sequence ATGGATGTTGCTCATGCTAGTAGTAATAGTAGTATAGACATGGACAATGAGAGATTGACGGCGGAGATGGCTTTCAAGGACTCGTCCTCCGCCGTCATCAAAATCCGCCAACGCTTGCCGGACTTCCTGCAGTCCGTCAAGCTCAAGTACGTCAAGCTCGGCTACGGTTACTCTTGTAACGCAGCCACCATTCTCTTGTTCCTCTTCATCCTACCTCTCTTCGTGTCCGTAGTGATACAGCTCACCGGTCTGGAGTTGAACCGTATCACCGAGCTCTGGACCAACCAGGCCGTCCGCCTCGAGAGCATCGACGCCGCCACCCGCCTCGCCGGTTCCGGCgtcctcctcttcttcctcggCCTCTACTGGGCCAAGCGGTCCAGACCGGTCTACCTCGTCGACTTCTCGTGCTACAAACCGGACGACCAACACAAGCTGTCGGTCGACTCGTTTCTAAAAATGACCGAAGAAAGCGGCGCATTTGCTCAGGACACTTTTCAATTCCAGACCCGGATTGCGAACCGGTCCGGTCTAGGCGACGAGACGTACTTGCCGCCCGGAATTACATCCAAACCGCCTCAGCTGTCCATGGAGCAAGCCCGGTCCGAGGCCGAGACGGTTATGTTCGGCGCGCTCAACTCGCTCTTCGAAAAAACCGGAGTGAAACCGAGCGAAATCGACATCCTCATCGTAAATTGCAGCCTGTTCAACCCGACGCCGTCGCTCTCCGCCATGATCGTCAACCACTACAAGCTCAAAACCGACATTAAAAGCTACAACCTCGGTGGTATGGGCTGCAGCGCCGGTCTGATCTCCATCGACCTCGCCAAGGACCTCCTCAAAGCAAACCCCAACTCCTACGCCGTCGTAGTGAGCACCGAGAACATCACCTTGAACTGGTACTTCGGAAACGACAAGTCGATGCTGCTCTGCAACTGTATTTTCCGAATGGGCGGCGCCGCGGTTCTACTGTCGAACAAAAGCCGGGACCGAACCCGGTCCAAGTACGAACTCGTCCACACCGTCCGGACCCACAAGGGCGCGGACGACAGGAGTTACAATTGCGTTTACCAGCGGGAGGACGACAAGGGAACAATCGGCGTGTCTCTCGCGCGCGAGCTGATGGCGGTTGCCGGGGATTCGTTGAAAACGAACATCACGACGCTGGGCCCACTGGTGCTGCCGTTTTCCGAGCAGGTGCTCTTCTTCATCACGCTGATCCGGAAGAAGGTGTTCAAGGCAAAGGTGAAGCCGTACATACCGGATTTCAAGCTCGCGTTCGAGCATTTCTGCATTCACGCCGGAGGGCGGGCCGTGCTGGACGAGTTGGAGAAGAACCTGCAACTCACTGAGTGGCACATGGAGCCTTCCAGAATGACACTGCACCGCTTCGGCAACACGTCGAGTAGCTCGTTGTGGTACGAGCTGGCGTACGCGGAGGCCAAGGGCCGGGTCGGGCGGGGTGACCGAGTCTGGCAGATCGCATTCGGGTCGGGTTTCAAGTGTAACAGCGCGGTTTGGCGGGCGCTCCGGCCTATTTCGGTCGGGGATGGGTTGGGTAACCCGTGGATGGACTCGATTGATAGGTACCCGGTTAAAGTTTCAATCCGTTAG